Sequence from the Prunus persica cultivar Lovell chromosome G5, Prunus_persica_NCBIv2, whole genome shotgun sequence genome:
AGCAGCGAGGCTCAAGTGTTTGGTGTACCAGGACCTTCAATTGTTCGATATCCATATGTTCATTCGATATGCTCTTCAATCTCTTTTTCTGCAtcaaacaattaattttccgcatacacacaaacaaaattcaagcaaaccaaaaccaaaatatatCTAGTTTCATTATACTACTTACTGGTTTGCGCCTAGGTGGTTGTAGTTTCATCATAGGCACTGTAGACTGCTTCTTGTGCCTCGTACCAAATGCGGGCTGTTCCAAAAAAAATCACCACACTCGCCCAAGTCACAACATGCCCTTATATATCCAAAATAAATTgcatgaaaataaagaaaaccaaGTCACACAAAGCACAGTGAATTACAAATGACCTAGGCATTTCATTCTTCCTGACACTTCATTGCACTTATTGTCATGCTTGTCTGAATGATCATGCCTGTAAAATCGAAACTAAGTTTATTTGCTTCATTAAAACTTCTATTCTATGTGTAACTTCATATAGTCTTAAACTTAATTGAGAATCATAATTGCTTACGTGACAAATACTGAAGGCTTGATTTGTGGACAATCAAGCCGAGGGAAACAGTAAGTTTGTTTGGCCTTGATGTCAGCATGGCCGACAGGTTGATTGGAACCATAGTCTGAGACTAACATTTGGAACACCACTCTAGACGAAAACAGCACACATTCAACTTTAAATCAATTCCAGAATGCAGGATGCACATCAGGCCACCATCATCGAGATGGGTGAGGGTATAGCTATCGTCTAGAGGAGGACGAAATATCTTCCGAAGCTCATCTAGCTCCGAATACGGTCGAGGGATGCCATGGGAATCCAACTTATAAGTAAGAACAGAAAACGCGCTGGGCCAACTAGAAATCCCTCACATTCTGCAAAACCATAAGCGGATGCATCCAGGAATTCAAATGCATCCTCCCATTTCTCGTCATGAGTGTTAAAGATGTAATATTTGTCAGTTCGAAATCAAGATCTTGTGGCCCCAAACGTGCCAGTCGTTGGCAAAAATATTAGGGAATCCACGATGACCAAAGATGAATGGGGGATTTGGAAGAACTTTCCATGACCCAGATATAGGATTGAAAACCTCAAAAAGGGCTAGAGATTTTTCTTCGACGGGCCCTCCTCGATACTCTGTGGCCAACACATAAATTTTGCCCTCGATGGTGAACACGAATGGATCCAACTTAGGACCAGACAATGCGGGAAGGTTACTCTTGCAGAGGCCCTCTGGATCATCAGGATTGGGTTCACACGCAAAAACCTCAAGGTTGGGCGGCTGCAAAGGAAAGCGACCCCCCACAATATACGATTTGGAATCCGCAATCATATATATGCCATCTTAGTCGGCAATCTTCTTCCGTCTGGAAAACAAGAACCATGCACAAGCTTAAACTCAGGCCTTCGACGCCTCTGAGACTTGTCCAAAGAACTCCATGCCAATAATTTACTGATATCCAGAACGCATAGTTCTTCGTGCATCTGCATATACATAAACAGATGCTTCTTCTGCATGATTGATCTTATAAAATTGTTCCTTTCCTTTTGCGTCAACCAACCTGTCAGTGAAAGAGTTTTTAAttaggaaaatgctagggagaccaactttagataccaacttgtgtaccaactctctaatagagtgtgggacccattgtattggtgggctccacctctattagagagttggtacacaagttggtatctaaagttaaCGCAACcctaaattacaaaaaattgaCTTGCAAAATGTCGaaacaaagtaggtatattttATAAAGAAGTATAAAGATGTGTTAAccttaaatataataaaaaataaatctaaataataatataactaaataaataagtaaccaataaggactcgccaacacaAAAACTGGAGGGGTTTTAGTTTTACAAGAAAACAGAGATTTGCTAGGAGagattgacaaaaagaaaaacgaatCCTAGATTACAATAAttaattgcaatttgcatgcATACACCCAACACCAACTCGTAAAAGTCTGAAAGGCCAAcctaattatttatatattatttctcCACAGCCGTGCGCCCTAATTGCAGATAAACGAAATTTCAACAATCACGAAAAGTAGGAAATTTACTATGAAATCTGAAGCTTATTATACCTGCAGATCACGATAGAAAGCAATCCCACCCACGCGTGGCAAATTGATGGGAGAGATGAGATGAATATATATACGAGCCCTCAACTGAAATCCTATATCTTTATATCTTTAAATACAAGTACAACTctatggggaaaaaaaagaagaggattaAGATGAAAAGagcagtttttttatttttggagagaaaatgaaggagCTTATTAATCTACTTGCGTATGTGTTGaaaaccaaattaattttaaCCCGATTTGAAATTGaccttttgtttatatttaaatcaaGGATATATCCATGgccaataatttttaaaatatcgtCCAATTTTCTGTCAATACTAAAAGCAAATTGGCAATTTTCAGGACaataaaaactatatatatatataattaaaaaacgttgtaaaaattaaaaagtaagaatatatttttgagaaacaaagaaaaaaaattgtccaCCCAACCTCTCATCCTCTTCAATGTGTTCCTTGTTTGTGTCGAAATTTAGGGCTAGGGTAGGGCTAGCGACGGAGAGATCGTCGGGAAGGAGCATTGGAGATTGAGGAATTTGGTGAAgttgaaaatttatttacaCTAAGACCTCCTAAGGCAAAATCCCTTTTGATTTTAGAAATTGTACTAACACCATAAggtttcaaattattttcacaaaactcattccttttattttccggtcaaaaaattgatgattttattcaataaacttcttgaaatgacaaaattaatcTCAACAATTAGACCTCTTAGGTGTGTATGTATCAAATCTTTGAGTTTAACTTTATCATttgaagaaatatttttttaatttacgtCATTAGCAATTTTTAGGTGGAAAATTAACTTGCACGTTCAATTTCAAACGTACTTTTGTTTTCGTCAAGTGTTCAAACTTAAAGCTtctaatatataaatagaatatAGCTCTTAATCACGTGCGTGCAAGCGGAATTTTTTAATCACagtttataaaatattaatagtttcttttttttttcttttatcggCGTAAAATATTGAGACAGACATCTAGAAAACACAAGtgataaaagaaaacttttaagacgactatctagaaaaatacaattgcaaaattagaaaaagaaactttgtAAGTCACACACACGCATGTACCATGTTGGaagtttctttatttctttttttgtaattgatttagGAGTAGTCTCCAAGTAAACCTAGGATTCCTTGTAGGGTTTGTAAATCTTTGTATAAATACTTAGCCTTTTGGCTTTATCAATATAACGAAGAATTGTTCTTCTTAAAAGCAATATCAATTTGACATGGTATCATAGCACCGATTCTAGATgtctctttgttttcaaacCCTAGTCGTCTAACTCTTCATAGGTGACACTAGCAAAACCTCCCAAACATAAACCATGGATCATACTGATCCCTACTTCTTGCAATCCTCGGATCATCCGGGGCTTGTTATTGTCCCAACTTCTTGATGGAGATAATTACAGCACGTGGCGCCGCACGATCATCATTAGTCTTAGTGTGAAAACTAAATTAGGGTTTGTTGATGGCACTATCAAACCTCTCTCTGAAAAAGATTCCAAATACCCCTTGTGGCGTTGCTGCAATGATATGGTGATGGCTTGGTTGTTGAATGTCATCACCCAAGCCCTTGCTAACAGCATCATCTATGTCGACACCCCTACTGAAGTTTGGAGTGATCTGCAGGATAGATTCTCTGTTGGCCATCTCACTTAGACCTGGCAATATCGTACACGACCCGTTAACACGACACGaattcacacaaaaaaatatagtatttGGTTCTAGGTTATCGTGTCGTGTTGATATTGTGTTAACCCGTTAGCCACACATTAAGATAACGTGTCGTGTCGTGTCAATTCACAAATACCCGTTAAGATCAGgggtatttttgtaatttcatatttgtctttttgtgttttttttttccctttctctctctccccaactTGTTAGACAACAAGAACATATTCACTCAGTTAGCTAGCCATGGCTTCCTTGTTCAGTATCAAACTACTCACTTGAGCAAATATCACCATCACCATTCccataaaaaagaattgaaatcCCCATCCCCATATGCAATAAGGGCGGTGGGTTGGGTGACATCCAAGCCGAAAGAGGTAGCAGCTAGGTGAGTAGTCAATTGAGATTTGTTCTTCTTAGAGATACCACCGATGCTACTGCTTTTCCTTTACCTATAGAAAcatttcatatttatattcCCTGGTTTTGATCTTGTTGCTATCCCTtaacacctctctctctctctctctctctctctctctctctctctagatctATTTCCTTCCCACCAAAGGCATTGCACGctagattctttttttttattttttataataattatttttgttttatgttttattttattattatttatttattttattcttaacGAGTGAAAACGGGTCGTATTCgtgtttgatatttttcaattgttttctaaATGTGTCGTGTTGTGTCAACttgttaagaaaaacaagttgaCACAAACACTGCAAACATGACAAGAATGTTAGGACTAATCTCACTCGTGTTTTTTAGATGCGAAAGACCATCGCTGAAAACAAACAAGGGCAGCAAATCGTCTGCCAATACTgcacaaaattgaaatctcTTTGGGATGATTTGGGCTCTTATCAACTGTACCACACTCAACCTGTGGAGCTTTAAAGGTGTTGCGAGCACGCGAAGATGAAGAGCAAGTCGTACAATTTTTGATGGGTCTCAATGACTCATAAACAACCATTCAAGGCCAAATTTTATTGATGCAATTTGTCCCTTCTTTAAGAAGGCTTATTCCATGATTATGAAGGAGGAACAACAACGTGAAGTGGGAGAACACACTTCATCTGACGTCGCTCATGCCATGAACGTGAGTAACAAAACGTACAAGTCTCCTGGCTCATCCTCCTCGAGCAACTCCAAAGTACAAGAGACCAACTCTTCCAAACAAACTGCTCAAAAAAGCAACTCACGCCGACCTCTCTTTTGCACCTATTGTGAGGATACCACCCATCTGGTTGATAGATGTTTCTAGCTACATGGCTTTCCGCCTGGGCACAAAATTCATGGCAAATATGTTAAGCTACCCAATCAATCAAAGAAACCATCCACGGCAAATCAAACACAATCCACTCCACTACATGCCAAAGAAGGTTTCAAATTTTTCGCTGAGGAGTACGCTCAACTCAAGTCTTTGCTTCGTAAAATGCCTTTCTTTTATGCCTTCACGGCCTCATCATCCACAAATCCTTGGATACTTGATAGTGGAGCCATCGATCACATTGCGCCTCCTTCCGGGCTATCTGTTACTACCTCACTCAACTCCACTGCTGATCTTACTAATGGATCTCATGCAAGAATCAGTGGCCTTAGTTCCTTATCTTTGGTTCCAAATTTATCTGTTGATGAAGTTCTTTGTGTGCCTTCCTTTCATGTTAATTTACTTTCTAGTGGCAAACTTACATTTAGTCTTAATTTTTCTATTCAATTCTTTGTTACCTTTTGTGTCTTAGAGGACCTGGCTTGGAAGAGGATGATTGGCCTGGGGAAACAATTTAATGGCTTATACTACTTGCTTACGAAAGAGAGCATCACCACTCCACCATCCACATCCAACGCCACCACATGTCACCTCAATCACAAATCCATTGCTGAATATATACACTATATGCACTGAATATTTGTAGTAGTTTCAGTTTCAGCCCATCAAACTGTTATagattttatgttttggtgtttttgagtttgtttttctATATAATTTCTCGAATTTTACTCTAATGTTTAAAGAAAGCAAACTTGTTGATTAGGAAATCGCAATAAAAGTGTAGTTATGTTAGATATGTACGTAATGTTGTTTTaatatcaaatatatatacatattgtaGATATGAAGAGGACATGTAGAGGATCTACTGATCATCTCGACTTGATAGAAAGCGTCCTACAGCTGCATCAAGGAGACAAAGATTGGATAGGTTAATTAGCCTCTCAAGAGGACCAGCGTAAGCATGGTCCCTAGCACCCCTCCGAGGATACTATAGAGGTTCAGGGTGTGGCAGCTAGTCATGTGTTCGGTACTGGTCTAGCAAACGTAAGCAGCGACGACCATGCAACTAAACACttgaaaaatgcaaaaaacaaaagtaactATGCTTATGTTTTGACCAATATAAAGCATATAAATCTAGTTAGGGTTTAGTTACAAGAACAAGAGTTTAGCAACGTGTTACGTGATAGTTGGAGAACAAGTATAAGAAATAAGTCTGACTAGGATTGCAGGAACGTATATTGTTATGATGGGTATAGTGATAAGCAAGGGCGGATTTACACTTGGGCTAGAGTGGGCTCCAGCCCAGtgctgaattttttatttttttatttttaatattaaatattttttttgtgtgtgtgtagtTTTAGTGGTTTAAACCAAATATATCTAAAGTAAATAATAGTCTAGCCctctatttaaaataagccCAACTCTCTATGTAGAAATAAGCCCACTCTTGAAGCATATAGGAAATAGTAAACATGCAATCCATAacctatataaatttgattagaagCAAACATCGAAAATTTTCTTCTAGCCACCCAAAACGCCATATTTGAACCTTCAGAGCCTAGAATAAATAGCTCTCCCCCTCTAAAAAATTGTACCAACCTATCTTCAGTGGGTTCATCAATCttggtaagttttttttttgttttttttttatactcaatttccaattttaattgttgttgttaagtttttatgatttagggTTCGGGTGAAAACTTTTGGGGAttgttatatatgttttatttttgcaacttaaattattaattagtatatATGATTTTTCGTGTTTAGTATTTCTTGTTAGGATATCATGTTacatgatgataatagaccaacaaagagaggaaaaactaTTCTTCAAAAAAAAGGGTAACGATAACAAGGATACACATACACTTTCTGCATATAATGTTGATACTTCAATTCTTGAGGAACTTTCTCAACTCGGATTTCAAGTAGTTAAACAATGTTTTTGatttggtatttatttatattttgtacttCTTTGTGTTATATTTGCTCGTAATGTGGCCttatttgatttataaaattttattcacatttttgtttcatgaagaaaaaaaaaggcttataatatatctcctgtaaaaaaataaaaaaaataaaaaaaatagcccTTTCCTATTAAAATTCCTGAGTCCGCCATTGGTGAtaagatttattttatattttaaatgttcttTGTCTTTAACAGTAATTACATATTagggtaaaataaattattcatttttaaaattaatattagaCCAAAAAATAGGATTGATGGGTCCAAATAAAATTACCCTAAAATTAAGTGTGATAAGCAAAAATATGGAGGAAAAATCTACTCATTATATTCCCTTTTTAGAATTTGATAAATGAAGTGGATCAAGTGAAAGGCCACGTCACTGTACTAAATCCAGCCCCGACCACGACCACAACCTACCACTCTAAATAttctttattaattaattcaattcccattataaattaaaaaagataaacaaattcAATCAATCTTTTACGATttcttttgattaaaaaattcgaaaaatcGAATTTCATAATACGAGAATCTCATCAGATTGAGCCTcctcctttttctctctctctttaccttcttcttctctattgTTCAATCTTACAGCTCACCTCAGATCCCTCACTGCAACAGTGCTTTGCTCTGCTTAAGGCAAAGCACCTCTGCGTTTGTAAGTTTTTGCCTTTTCATCTTtgtcttttgcttttcaatttATTCCAAATCAATCGATTCGAACGTGCCTCTTTCCAATTTACTTCTcctttctttctatttctctttgtttctcgGCAACCAAACATATGGCTTTTTCgtttttcatttctgtttACGGGGTTCGCATTCGTATCTCAAAATGTTGATCTCATTACGGTGCTGATTCCAGTGAGTTGCTGCtttttgcttctcttttattttctcaattatcGGCAACCAAATGGACtacatatctttttatttatttattattattatttgctcTTTCATTTGGATTTGAATGTTATTGGATCATCtagtattttaaaattattaattcatgATGATTTCGTCTTCTTGCTTTGTATTTGTTCTGTTTTAGTGTAATTTTTAACTCCTCCTATGTGGAATTTGACAGAATGTGTTGTTACACACATAGTTTATTCTGAGCTAGTTCTTTGCTCTGTGTTTGGTTGCCGAGAAAACTGATGGTAAAACCCGGAAAGGGCAAAAGTAATTCTTAATTTTAATCTTTGACTTGTGTTTGTTATATAGTTTTTGTGCAAGTTTTAAGTATATGTCTCCTTTGGTTTTTTGGGTTCTGAGATGGAAATGTGTTTATGAGGATTCTTGTCCTGAGGTCCAAGGACTTCAGTGGTTGTACAATACTGAGTTTCgtttcagaaataaaatttcttttcgTGTAGCCTAAAAGGAATaacatttccttttattttcaagGATATAGTGTTTAACAACCCCAACACTATCTTGAATATGCTGCACATGGTTTCATTGCTCTTATTCCATTTACATTTTGGGATTGCCATAAATATATGGAGATCTGTGTTCTAATTCACCCTTCTGGGCTTGCACTCTTGATTATTATCTTATGCTTATGATTTTGCTTCTATTAGGGTTCATGACATTGGTAAGACAGTGCATGCCTTTGCGTGCTAATGACTATAGAACAGAATGTATTCGGAGAGACTCTCTGGTGAAGAATCTCTTCGCCAAGATTTTGAAGCTTTGAGTGTGTCAAAGCGTCTGATGAGAAGTGTTAGCCagaagttgaggaagaagaatcaGAGACCTGGAGGAGAAGAGGAGGATGATGCCAGGGGAATATCTTTGAGGTGTCTTACTCTGTATGGTAGGGGTGGGGGTTGCAAAGTAGGTGCTGACACAGGGGATGATTTTGGGGATCCGAGTAACCGGAGGAGGTCAAGTGCCAGCGATGAAGGCAAGGGATACAGACCAATATGTGGTACCGAGGAATCTGGAATGGACTGTTTCTCGTATGGGGTAAGGGAGAGATTTTGGAAGAAACATAACAGAAAGGATTTTGAGCTTGAAGAATCAATAAGAAATAGCAGAATGCACATTTTTCTTCCAGATGACATATTGGAAATGTGCTTGGTGAGGCTCCCGCTAACCACTCTCATGACTGCACGCCTTGTATGCAAGAAATGGAGACACTTGACTACTACTCCTCGGTTCCTGCAGATGAGACGGGAAGGCTCACATCAGAATCCATGGCTGTTTATTTTTGGTGCTGTTAAAGATGGTTATTGCTCTGGTGAGATTTATGCATTGGATGTGTCCCTAAACCAATGGCATGTGATAGGTGCTGATATTCTAAAGGGGAGGTTCATGTTTTCTGTTGCTAGTATCCAAGATGATATTTACATTGTTGGTGGTTGCTCAAGCTTGAACAACTTTGGGAGGGTGGATAGGAGCTCATTTAAGACACACAAAGGGGTAATGCTGTTCAGTCCCTTAACTAAATCTTGGCGTAAAGTTTCACCTATGAAGTATGCAAGATCAATGCCTATTTTAGGAGTTTCTGAGGTCACTTCAGATTTTTCCACCAGTCAAAGTTATCAAAATCGCCAAGATAGACGTATTCCCAGATCACGGTTAGGTGGAGTGTCAGATGTTTATGAAGATCCTCACAGGCTTTCTCTTAGGCGTCAATGCAGATATGCTGTTGATGAAAATGAGTCTTCGTTGTTGCCCAATAGAAAGtcatataaatttataaagcaGAAAAGTGATCACTCATCCATGAAGAGTCATAGAAGGTTTGTGATCATTGCTGTAGGCGGTCTTGGATCATGGGATGAGCCTTTAGATTCTGGAGAAATATATGATTCTGTCTCTAAGAAATGGACAGAAATTCAAGGGTTGCCTGTGGACTTTGGGATTGTTTGTTCTGGAGTTGTTTGTAATGGGATGTTTTATGTTTATTCCGAAAGTGATAAGCTCGCAGGATATGACATAGAAAGGGGTTTCTGGATTGGAATCCAAACCTCTCCTTTCCCACCCCGTGTTCATGAATATTACCCGAAATTAGTATCTTGTAATGGCCGGCTTTTCATGCTCTCTGTCTTCTGGTGTGAAGGGGATGGTCAGATAGGCCGGAGAAACAAGGCTGTTAGAAAAGTATGGGAGCTGGATCTCATGTACCTTAACTGGACCGAGGTCTCAGTGCATCCTGATGCTCCAATGGACTGGAATGCTGCGTTTGTAGCAGACGGGAACATGATATTTGGCATTGAGATGTTCAAAATATTTGGTCAAGTATTGGATTTTTTTACTGTATGTGATGTGTCTGATATGGAGATGAAATGGAGTCATATCTCAAGGAACCATGTAACTCATGAACTGGATGCGTCTTCGTGCTCGACTAAATCAATGGCTGTACTACATCTGTAAGTGCACAGCTT
This genomic interval carries:
- the LOC18776497 gene encoding F-box/kelch-repeat protein At5g42350 produces the protein MYSERLSGEESLRQDFEALSVSKRLMRSVSQKLRKKNQRPGGEEEDDARGISLRCLTLYGRGGGCKVGADTGDDFGDPSNRRRSSASDEGKGYRPICGTEESGMDCFSYGVRERFWKKHNRKDFELEESIRNSRMHIFLPDDILEMCLVRLPLTTLMTARLVCKKWRHLTTTPRFLQMRREGSHQNPWLFIFGAVKDGYCSGEIYALDVSLNQWHVIGADILKGRFMFSVASIQDDIYIVGGCSSLNNFGRVDRSSFKTHKGVMLFSPLTKSWRKVSPMKYARSMPILGVSEVTSDFSTSQSYQNRQDRRIPRSRLGGVSDVYEDPHRLSLRRQCRYAVDENESSLLPNRKSYKFIKQKSDHSSMKSHRRFVIIAVGGLGSWDEPLDSGEIYDSVSKKWTEIQGLPVDFGIVCSGVVCNGMFYVYSESDKLAGYDIERGFWIGIQTSPFPPRVHEYYPKLVSCNGRLFMLSVFWCEGDGQIGRRNKAVRKVWELDLMYLNWTEVSVHPDAPMDWNAAFVADGNMIFGIEMFKIFGQVLDFFTVCDVSDMEMKWSHISRNHVTHELDASSCSTKSMAVLHL